The following are encoded together in the Carassius auratus strain Wakin chromosome 34, ASM336829v1, whole genome shotgun sequence genome:
- the LOC113053657 gene encoding POU domain, class 3, transcription factor 3-A-like isoform X1 — MATAASNPYLASNSILSSASIVHSESGGGGMQPGNGAVTSVSGGYRGDPVVKMVQSDFMQGAMTASNGGHMLSHAHQWVTSLPHAAAAAAAAAAAAAEAGSPWSSSPVGMAGSPQQQDVKNSSNRDDLHSGSALHHRPSHLGAHQSHQSAWGGTTASHIPTITGGQQQAQQSLIYSQPGGFTVNGMLNPPGSLVHPGLMRGDSPEMEHHHHHHQHQQQHPHHHHHQQQHHAGVNSHDSHSDEDTPTSDDLEQFAKQFKQRRIKLGFTQADVGLALGTLYGNVFSQTTICRFEALQLSFKNMCKLKPLLNKWLEEADSTTGSPTSIDKIAAQGRKRKKRTSIEVGVKGALESHFLKCPKPSAQEISSLADNLQLEKEVVRVWFCNRRQKEKRMTPPGVPQTPEDVYSHAGNGSFVVDYLKGASLKDEPDSNHNLTSASSYGQEILVH; from the exons ATGGCCACAGCGGCTTCCAATCCTTACCTGGCCAGCAATAGCATTCTCTCATCCGCCTCGATCGTGCACTCGGAGTCCGGAGGTGGTGGCATGCAGCCGGGAAACGGTGCCGTAACATCGGTGTCGGGAGGTTACAGAGGAGACCCCGTGGTCAAGATGGTGCAGAGCGACTTCATGCAAGGAGCCATGACGGCCAGTAACGGGGGGCACATGCTGAGCCATGCCCATCAGTGGGTGACTTCACTGCCACATGCGGCCGCCGCAGCCGCCGCCGCCGCCGCCGCCGCAGCAGAAGCCGGCTCCCCTTGGTCCTCCAGCCCAGTTGGCATGGCCGGGAGCCCACAGCAACAAGACGTGAAGAACAGTTCAAACAGAGATGATTTACACTCGGGCTCCGCGTTGCACCACAGACCCTCGCATTTAGGAGCTCACCAGTCGCACCAAAGCGCATGGGGTGGCACCACAGCCTCCCACATCCCCACCATCACCGGAGGACAGCAGCAGGCCCAGCAGTCTCTCATTTATTCCCAGCCGGGTGGTTTCACAGTCAACGGGATGCTGAACCCTCCCGGGAGTCTAGTCCACCCGGGGCTGATGCGAGGAGACTCTCCAGAAATGGAgcaccatcatcaccaccaccagcATCAACAGCAGCACCCTCACCACCACCATCACCAGCAGCAGCACCACGCGGGAGTCAACAGCCACGACTCGCACTCAGACGAGGACACGCCGACCTCGGACGACCTGGAGCAGTTTGCCAAACAGTTTAAGCAGCGTCGGATCAAACTGGGTTTTACTCAAGCCGACGTCGGGTTAGCGCTCGGGACGCTTTACGGGAATGTTTTCTCGCAGACCACCATCTGCAGGTTCGAGGCTCTCCAGCTGAGCTTTAAAAACATGTGCAAACTCAAGCCGCTGCTGAACAAGTGGCTGGAGGAGGCCGACTCGACCACGGGCAGTCCCACCAGCATCGACAAAATAGCAGCTCAGGGCAGGAAACGAAAGAAGCGCACCTCCATCGAGGTGGGCGTGAAGGGAGCCTTGGAGAGCCATTTTTTGAAATGCCCCAAACCGTCAGCGCAGGAGATATCCTCTCTGGCGGACAACCTCCAGCTGGAAAAGGAGGTGGTTCGGGTCTGGTTCTGCAACCGAAGGCAGAAGGAGAAGAGGATGACGCCGCCCGGGGTCCCTCAGACGCCCGAGGACGTGTACAGCCATGCCGGCAAC GGGAGTTTTGTGGTAGATTACTTAAAAGGTGCAAGTTTGAAAGATGAACCGGACAGCAACCACAACCTGACATCTGCGAGCTCCTATGGCCAGGAGATTCTGGTGCACTGA
- the LOC113053657 gene encoding POU domain, class 3, transcription factor 3-A-like isoform X2 — protein MATAASNPYLASNSILSSASIVHSESGGGGMQPGNGAVTSVSGGYRGDPVVKMVQSDFMQGAMTASNGGHMLSHAHQWVTSLPHAAAAAAAAAAAAAEAGSPWSSSPVGMAGSPQQQDVKNSSNRDDLHSGSALHHRPSHLGAHQSHQSAWGGTTASHIPTITGGQQQAQQSLIYSQPGGFTVNGMLNPPGSLVHPGLMRGDSPEMEHHHHHHQHQQQHPHHHHHQQQHHAGVNSHDSHSDEDTPTSDDLEQFAKQFKQRRIKLGFTQADVGLALGTLYGNVFSQTTICRFEALQLSFKNMCKLKPLLNKWLEEADSTTGSPTSIDKIAAQGRKRKKRTSIEVGVKGALESHFLKCPKPSAQEISSLADNLQLEKEVVRVWFCNRRQKEKRMTPPGVPQTPEDVYSHAGNVSADTPPPSMDCKREFCGRLLKRCKFER, from the exons ATGGCCACAGCGGCTTCCAATCCTTACCTGGCCAGCAATAGCATTCTCTCATCCGCCTCGATCGTGCACTCGGAGTCCGGAGGTGGTGGCATGCAGCCGGGAAACGGTGCCGTAACATCGGTGTCGGGAGGTTACAGAGGAGACCCCGTGGTCAAGATGGTGCAGAGCGACTTCATGCAAGGAGCCATGACGGCCAGTAACGGGGGGCACATGCTGAGCCATGCCCATCAGTGGGTGACTTCACTGCCACATGCGGCCGCCGCAGCCGCCGCCGCCGCCGCCGCCGCAGCAGAAGCCGGCTCCCCTTGGTCCTCCAGCCCAGTTGGCATGGCCGGGAGCCCACAGCAACAAGACGTGAAGAACAGTTCAAACAGAGATGATTTACACTCGGGCTCCGCGTTGCACCACAGACCCTCGCATTTAGGAGCTCACCAGTCGCACCAAAGCGCATGGGGTGGCACCACAGCCTCCCACATCCCCACCATCACCGGAGGACAGCAGCAGGCCCAGCAGTCTCTCATTTATTCCCAGCCGGGTGGTTTCACAGTCAACGGGATGCTGAACCCTCCCGGGAGTCTAGTCCACCCGGGGCTGATGCGAGGAGACTCTCCAGAAATGGAgcaccatcatcaccaccaccagcATCAACAGCAGCACCCTCACCACCACCATCACCAGCAGCAGCACCACGCGGGAGTCAACAGCCACGACTCGCACTCAGACGAGGACACGCCGACCTCGGACGACCTGGAGCAGTTTGCCAAACAGTTTAAGCAGCGTCGGATCAAACTGGGTTTTACTCAAGCCGACGTCGGGTTAGCGCTCGGGACGCTTTACGGGAATGTTTTCTCGCAGACCACCATCTGCAGGTTCGAGGCTCTCCAGCTGAGCTTTAAAAACATGTGCAAACTCAAGCCGCTGCTGAACAAGTGGCTGGAGGAGGCCGACTCGACCACGGGCAGTCCCACCAGCATCGACAAAATAGCAGCTCAGGGCAGGAAACGAAAGAAGCGCACCTCCATCGAGGTGGGCGTGAAGGGAGCCTTGGAGAGCCATTTTTTGAAATGCCCCAAACCGTCAGCGCAGGAGATATCCTCTCTGGCGGACAACCTCCAGCTGGAAAAGGAGGTGGTTCGGGTCTGGTTCTGCAACCGAAGGCAGAAGGAGAAGAGGATGACGCCGCCCGGGGTCCCTCAGACGCCCGAGGACGTGTACAGCCATGCCGGCAACGTGAGTGCAGACACACCGCCTCCGTCCATGGACTGCAAAC GGGAGTTTTGTGGTAGATTACTTAAAAGGTGCAAGTTTGAAAGATGA